The following are encoded in a window of Sminthopsis crassicaudata isolate SCR6 chromosome 3, ASM4859323v1, whole genome shotgun sequence genomic DNA:
- the ADGRF3 gene encoding adhesion G-protein coupled receptor F3 isoform X3 yields the protein MSPKIGQLRCCIPSTDLNYTVSWSPPNPSNATELLSRTSGPQCLTLVVPSCPENDTEYTCKLQSPGLDPVSIPVTISIVQDGDTTCPQDSLGGNWNATKAGLVAQIPCPANRTGVLERPCGARGTWGPVSSSCTDVRLVAMLHSAQLLLAGQGQPGKKVPQLMAQLREQVAVVSSPSDLLALSDTVKILAQVVTRSGTALHRQTLEDFLMATNDLLELDPNSLWAPAQAQAPSMSSAILQAVESLGGSLCSSDHPFHLTLPNVQLQTHLLGPVTPKDYSVSFSTHPPLRAKIPRHALAQLAWETGHVSITSVVLDKLGRILPRNYGQGVRDSLYAAPDLVLSNSIKDGNQTVTKVEIIMDFGGTKGTPTCVFWDHSLFQGAGAWSGEGCEAGAGEPGSTARCVCVHLTSFSVLMSPHSVPDSPTLTLLTQGGLGASIVALLSCLGTYRVVWRAVIRNKISYFRHVALLNVVLCLLAADTFFLGTSLLSLGPPSPLCPAVTFLCHFFYLAAFFWMLAQALVLAHQLLFVFHQLSKRHVLPVMFILGYLCPLGFAGAALGLYLPRGQYLREDACWLDGKGGALYTFVGPVLAIVGANGLVLAMAVVKLLRPSLSEGPQIERRQALLGVIKALFILMPIFGLTWVLGLATLMDGGNKIPHYLFTVLNTSQGIFILVFGCLMDKKVQQALLKQLCCVLPAVSAASLQATTDLSDLEGCSK from the exons ATGTCTCCCAAGATTGGGCAG TTGAGATGCTGCATCCCCAGCACAGATCTGAACTACACCGTCTCCTGGAGCCCTCCGAACCCATCTAATGCCACAG aACTTTTGTCCAGGACCTCTGGGCCACAGTGTCTCACTCTGGTTGTGCCAAGCTGCCCCGAGAATGATACCGAGTACACTTGTAAACTGCAGAGCCCAGGACTGGACCCTGTGAGCATCCCTGTAACCATCTCCATCGTGCAGG ATGGAGATACTACTTGCCCCCAGGATTCTTTGGGTGGTAACTGGAATGCCACGAAAGCTGGACTCGTGGCCCAGATCCCATGTCCTGCGAACAGGACAGGAGTGCTTGAAAGGCCCTGTGGGGCCAGAGGCACCTGGGGACCCGTCAGCAGCAGCTGTACCGATGTGAGGCTAGTGGCCATGTTACATTCAGCCCAG CTGTTGTTGGCAGGCCAAGGACAGCCAGGGAAGAAGGTGCCGCAGCTCATGGCGCAGCTGCGGGAGCAGGTGGCAGTTGTGAGTTCCCCTTCTGACTTATTAGCGCTGTCGGACACCGTGAAGATCTTGGCCCAGGTGGTGACCCGGTCCGGGACAGCACTTCACCGCCAGACCTTGGAG GATTTTCTGATGGCCACAAATGACCTCTTGGAGTTGGATCCCAATTCTCTTTGGGCCCCAGCCCAGGCCCAGGCGCCCTCAATGAGTTCAGCAATCCTGCAGGCTGTGGAGAGCCTGGGGGGAAGCCTGTGCTCCAGTGACCACCCCTTCCACCTTACCTTGCCCAATGTGCAGCTACAGACCCACCTTCTTGGACCTGTGACCCCAAAGGACTACAGTGTCTCCTTCTCCACTCATCCTCCTCTTAGAGCAAAAATCCCCCGCCATGCCCTGGCCCAGCTGGCCTGGGAGACTGGCCACGTCAGCATCACCAGTGTGGTGCTGGATAAACTGGGCCGGATCTTGCCTAGGAACTATGGGCAAGGCGTGAGGGATTCGCTCTACGCCGCTCCTGACTTGGTTCTCTCCAACTCCATCAAAGATGGCAATCAGACTGTAACCAAGGTGGAAATCATCATGGATTTTGGGGGCACAAAGGGCACTCCTACTTGTGTCTTCTGGGACCACAGCCTCTTCCAGGGTGCCGGTGCCTGGTCCGGGGAGGGCTGCGAGGCTGGAGCAGGGGAGCCCGGCAGCACCGCTCGGTGCGTCTGCGTGCACCTAACCTCCTTCTCCGTCCTCATGTCTCCCCATTCTGTCCCAGACAGCCCGACTCTGACACTGCTGACCCAGGGGGGCTTGGGGGCCTCCATAGTGGCCCTGTTGTCATGCCTGGGGACATACAGAGTCGTATGGAGGGCTGTTATCAGAAATAAGATCTCTTACTTCCGCCACGTGGCCTTGCTCAATGTCGTCCTCTGCCTGCTTGCTGCGGACACCTTCTTTCTTGGGACGTCACTGTTGTCCCTAGGCCCCCCCAGCCCACTGTGCCCGGCTGTTACCTTCCTCTGCCATTTTTTCTACTTGGCTGCTTTCTTCTGGATGCTGGCGCAGGCTCTGGTGCTAGCTCATCAGCTCCTCTTCGTCTTCCACCAGCTGTCCAAACGCCACGTGCTGCCCGTCATGTTCATCCTGGGCTACCTGTGCCCGCTGGGATTTGCGGGTGCAGCGCTGGGCCTGTACCTCCCTCGGGGACAGTATTTACGGGAAGACGCCTGCTGGTTGGATGGGAAGGGAGGAGCGCTCTATACTTTTGTGGGGCCGGTTTTAGCCATCGTGGGCGCAAACGGGTTGGTGCTGGCGATGGCCGTGGTGAAACTGCTGAGGCCCTCGTTGTCGGAGGGGCCCCAGATTGAGAGGCGGCAGGCCCTTCTAGGAGTGATCAAGGCGCTGTTCATCCTTATGCCCATCTTCGGTCTGACCTGGGTCCTGGGCTTGGCCACTCTGATGGATGGAGGCAACAAGATCCCTCACTACCTGTTCACAGTTCTCAATACTTCCCAG GGGATCTTCATCCTAGTCTTCGGCTGCCTCATGGATAAGAAG GTGCAGCAAGCCTTACTCAAACAGCTCTGCTGTGTTCTGCCTGCCGTCTCCGCCGCCTCCCTG CAGGCCACAACCGACCTGAGTGACTTGGAAGGCTGCAGCAAATGA
- the ADGRF3 gene encoding adhesion G-protein coupled receptor F3 isoform X2, translating to MLLSHQATHLSWYLQPVENQTPVTLQSGTQVSLSAEKDRAFLTITNVSQDWAGRYVCRFESRGFQWELHQVVKVPLQADDVLGHPRQLSVSCNAFSAFQLRCCIPSTDLNYTVSWSPPNPSNATELLSRTSGPQCLTLVVPSCPENDTEYTCKLQSPGLDPVSIPVTISIVQDGDTTCPQDSLGGNWNATKAGLVAQIPCPANRTGVLERPCGARGTWGPVSSSCTDVRLVAMLHSAQLLLAGQGQPGKKVPQLMAQLREQVAVVSSPSDLLALSDTVKILAQVVTRSGTALHRQTLEDFLMATNDLLELDPNSLWAPAQAQAPSMSSAILQAVESLGGSLCSSDHPFHLTLPNVQLQTHLLGPVTPKDYSVSFSTHPPLRAKIPRHALAQLAWETGHVSITSVVLDKLGRILPRNYGQGVRDSLYAAPDLVLSNSIKDGNQTVTKVEIIMDFGGTKGTPTCVFWDHSLFQGAGAWSGEGCEAGAGEPGSTARCVCVHLTSFSVLMSPHSVPDSPTLTLLTQGGLGASIVALLSCLGTYRVVWRAVIRNKISYFRHVALLNVVLCLLAADTFFLGTSLLSLGPPSPLCPAVTFLCHFFYLAAFFWMLAQALVLAHQLLFVFHQLSKRHVLPVMFILGYLCPLGFAGAALGLYLPRGQYLREDACWLDGKGGALYTFVGPVLAIVGANGLVLAMAVVKLLRPSLSEGPQIERRQALLGVIKALFILMPIFGLTWVLGLATLMDGGNKIPHYLFTVLNTSQGIFILVFGCLMDKKVQQALLKQLCCVLPAVSAASLQATTDLSDLEGCSK from the exons ATGCTCCTTAGCCACCAGGCCACTCATCTGAGCTGGTACCTGCAGCCAGTGGAGAACCAAACCCCAGTGACACTACAATCTGGAACTCAGGTGTCCCTTAGTGCCGAGAAGGACCGGGCTTTCCTCACCATCACCAATGTCTCCCAAGATTGGGCAG GCCGGTACGTGTGCCGCTTTGAGTCCCGGGGTTTCCAGTGGGAGCTGCATCAAGTGGTCAAAGTGCCCCTGCAGGCCGATGATGTGCTGGGACACCCGAGGCAGCTTTCTGTTTCCTGCAATGCCTTCTCTGCTTTCCAGTTGAGATGCTGCATCCCCAGCACAGATCTGAACTACACCGTCTCCTGGAGCCCTCCGAACCCATCTAATGCCACAG aACTTTTGTCCAGGACCTCTGGGCCACAGTGTCTCACTCTGGTTGTGCCAAGCTGCCCCGAGAATGATACCGAGTACACTTGTAAACTGCAGAGCCCAGGACTGGACCCTGTGAGCATCCCTGTAACCATCTCCATCGTGCAGG ATGGAGATACTACTTGCCCCCAGGATTCTTTGGGTGGTAACTGGAATGCCACGAAAGCTGGACTCGTGGCCCAGATCCCATGTCCTGCGAACAGGACAGGAGTGCTTGAAAGGCCCTGTGGGGCCAGAGGCACCTGGGGACCCGTCAGCAGCAGCTGTACCGATGTGAGGCTAGTGGCCATGTTACATTCAGCCCAG CTGTTGTTGGCAGGCCAAGGACAGCCAGGGAAGAAGGTGCCGCAGCTCATGGCGCAGCTGCGGGAGCAGGTGGCAGTTGTGAGTTCCCCTTCTGACTTATTAGCGCTGTCGGACACCGTGAAGATCTTGGCCCAGGTGGTGACCCGGTCCGGGACAGCACTTCACCGCCAGACCTTGGAG GATTTTCTGATGGCCACAAATGACCTCTTGGAGTTGGATCCCAATTCTCTTTGGGCCCCAGCCCAGGCCCAGGCGCCCTCAATGAGTTCAGCAATCCTGCAGGCTGTGGAGAGCCTGGGGGGAAGCCTGTGCTCCAGTGACCACCCCTTCCACCTTACCTTGCCCAATGTGCAGCTACAGACCCACCTTCTTGGACCTGTGACCCCAAAGGACTACAGTGTCTCCTTCTCCACTCATCCTCCTCTTAGAGCAAAAATCCCCCGCCATGCCCTGGCCCAGCTGGCCTGGGAGACTGGCCACGTCAGCATCACCAGTGTGGTGCTGGATAAACTGGGCCGGATCTTGCCTAGGAACTATGGGCAAGGCGTGAGGGATTCGCTCTACGCCGCTCCTGACTTGGTTCTCTCCAACTCCATCAAAGATGGCAATCAGACTGTAACCAAGGTGGAAATCATCATGGATTTTGGGGGCACAAAGGGCACTCCTACTTGTGTCTTCTGGGACCACAGCCTCTTCCAGGGTGCCGGTGCCTGGTCCGGGGAGGGCTGCGAGGCTGGAGCAGGGGAGCCCGGCAGCACCGCTCGGTGCGTCTGCGTGCACCTAACCTCCTTCTCCGTCCTCATGTCTCCCCATTCTGTCCCAGACAGCCCGACTCTGACACTGCTGACCCAGGGGGGCTTGGGGGCCTCCATAGTGGCCCTGTTGTCATGCCTGGGGACATACAGAGTCGTATGGAGGGCTGTTATCAGAAATAAGATCTCTTACTTCCGCCACGTGGCCTTGCTCAATGTCGTCCTCTGCCTGCTTGCTGCGGACACCTTCTTTCTTGGGACGTCACTGTTGTCCCTAGGCCCCCCCAGCCCACTGTGCCCGGCTGTTACCTTCCTCTGCCATTTTTTCTACTTGGCTGCTTTCTTCTGGATGCTGGCGCAGGCTCTGGTGCTAGCTCATCAGCTCCTCTTCGTCTTCCACCAGCTGTCCAAACGCCACGTGCTGCCCGTCATGTTCATCCTGGGCTACCTGTGCCCGCTGGGATTTGCGGGTGCAGCGCTGGGCCTGTACCTCCCTCGGGGACAGTATTTACGGGAAGACGCCTGCTGGTTGGATGGGAAGGGAGGAGCGCTCTATACTTTTGTGGGGCCGGTTTTAGCCATCGTGGGCGCAAACGGGTTGGTGCTGGCGATGGCCGTGGTGAAACTGCTGAGGCCCTCGTTGTCGGAGGGGCCCCAGATTGAGAGGCGGCAGGCCCTTCTAGGAGTGATCAAGGCGCTGTTCATCCTTATGCCCATCTTCGGTCTGACCTGGGTCCTGGGCTTGGCCACTCTGATGGATGGAGGCAACAAGATCCCTCACTACCTGTTCACAGTTCTCAATACTTCCCAG GGGATCTTCATCCTAGTCTTCGGCTGCCTCATGGATAAGAAG GTGCAGCAAGCCTTACTCAAACAGCTCTGCTGTGTTCTGCCTGCCGTCTCCGCCGCCTCCCTG CAGGCCACAACCGACCTGAGTGACTTGGAAGGCTGCAGCAAATGA